One Tamlana carrageenivorans genomic region harbors:
- a CDS encoding alpha/beta hydrolase, with the protein MKKQHVSKTLVLMLLLSVSSSIWAQKASEFTPYTVEKTYDKLKKNYEDISPIKPLITDQIFYGENIVYKTADSTELKLDIYIPKEIHVKMHPAVLLIHGGGWLTGQKENQRVMAQHLALNGFIGIAVSYRLGLEAPYPAAVIDIKDAIKFVKKHAARYHINPDKLAVLGTSAGAQLATLVGVTPNAEIYESGASISDDVQAIINVDGIVSFIHPEAGDEGKMASIWLGGNREENWSNWKEASPLEYVNEHTPPTLFINSAQPRFHAGRDDMVKRLNHFNIYNEVHTIPDSPHSFWLVHPWFETTFTYTVNFLNKVF; encoded by the coding sequence ATGAAAAAGCAACATGTATCTAAAACCCTAGTATTAATGCTTTTATTGAGTGTGAGCAGCTCCATCTGGGCTCAAAAAGCATCAGAATTTACGCCCTATACTGTTGAAAAAACTTATGACAAACTAAAGAAAAATTATGAGGATATCAGTCCCATAAAACCCTTAATTACAGATCAAATTTTTTATGGAGAAAACATCGTTTACAAAACTGCAGATTCTACCGAATTAAAGCTTGACATTTACATACCAAAGGAAATACATGTTAAAATGCATCCTGCCGTATTGCTTATCCATGGAGGAGGTTGGCTTACGGGACAAAAAGAGAACCAACGTGTTATGGCGCAGCATTTAGCCCTTAACGGTTTTATTGGCATTGCTGTGTCGTATCGACTCGGATTAGAAGCACCCTATCCAGCAGCCGTTATTGATATTAAAGATGCTATAAAATTTGTAAAAAAGCACGCGGCGAGATACCATATAAACCCGGATAAATTAGCTGTTTTAGGAACCTCAGCAGGTGCTCAATTAGCCACCTTAGTTGGTGTTACCCCAAATGCTGAAATTTATGAATCAGGAGCTTCTATATCTGATGACGTACAAGCTATAATTAATGTCGATGGTATCGTATCGTTCATTCACCCTGAAGCGGGAGATGAAGGAAAAATGGCTAGCATTTGGCTAGGTGGTAACCGAGAAGAGAATTGGTCAAATTGGAAGGAAGCCTCTCCTTTAGAATATGTTAACGAGCACACACCTCCAACACTTTTTATTAATAGCGCTCAACCTCGTTTTCATGCTGGTCGTGATGATATGGTGAAGCGCCTTAATCACTTTAACATTTACAACGAAGTGCACACCATTCCGGATAGTCCGCATTCCTTTTGGCTGGTACACCCTTGGTTTGAAACCACCTTTACCTATACTGTAAATTTTTTGAATAAGGTGTTCTGA
- a CDS encoding glycoside hydrolase family 88/105 protein: protein MKTTTYIALFALALGLTTTSCKDAKSETETKAETAAVEKVVPETLKWSERMMLSEIERFPKASLLDFRDKPKWSYTNGLVLDAAARVYEQTKNEKIYQYIYDYADEMIDSTGTILTYKLSNQNLDMIKSGDVLLYLYPKTKEQRFLTAMETLNSQMESQPTTSEGGYWHKKIYPYQMWLDGLYMAEPFHLRYAKTYIEDEAKKKHIYDDVVLQFDLIQKHSQDKETGLLYHGWDESKEQRWANKDTGNSQHFWSRGMGWYGMAMVDVLDDLPSDHPGRARIIKYLNEYAEAIAKVQDESGLWWQVLDQGAREGNYLEATGTAMFTYTFAKGANKGYLPAKYLTIAEKAYDVLIDKLVTVEKNGVINLNKCCGVAGLGGDPYRDGSYEYYIGEIIRSNDPKGTGPFIMASLELNK, encoded by the coding sequence ATGAAAACTACAACCTATATCGCATTATTTGCACTAGCCTTAGGCTTAACCACCACATCGTGTAAAGATGCCAAATCGGAAACCGAAACTAAAGCAGAAACCGCTGCTGTTGAAAAGGTGGTACCTGAAACTTTAAAATGGTCGGAACGCATGATGCTTTCTGAAATTGAACGCTTTCCAAAAGCCTCGCTTTTGGATTTTAGAGATAAGCCAAAATGGAGCTATACCAACGGCTTAGTTTTAGACGCCGCAGCACGTGTTTACGAACAAACTAAAAACGAAAAAATTTATCAATATATTTACGATTATGCCGATGAAATGATTGATAGCACAGGTACCATTCTAACTTATAAGCTATCCAATCAAAATCTAGATATGATAAAATCTGGCGATGTTTTACTGTATTTATACCCTAAAACTAAGGAGCAACGTTTCCTTACGGCTATGGAAACTTTAAACAGCCAAATGGAGTCGCAACCTACAACTTCTGAAGGTGGTTACTGGCATAAAAAAATATACCCGTATCAAATGTGGTTAGATGGTTTATATATGGCAGAACCTTTCCATTTGCGCTATGCTAAAACTTACATTGAAGATGAGGCTAAGAAAAAACACATTTATGATGATGTAGTACTTCAATTTGATCTGATCCAAAAACACAGTCAGGATAAAGAAACGGGGTTACTTTACCATGGTTGGGATGAAAGTAAAGAACAACGTTGGGCGAATAAAGACACTGGAAATTCACAACACTTCTGGTCTAGAGGTATGGGATGGTACGGTATGGCGATGGTTGATGTGTTAGATGATTTACCTAGCGATCACCCAGGAAGAGCCCGCATCATAAAATACTTAAACGAATACGCAGAAGCCATTGCTAAAGTTCAGGATGAATCTGGATTATGGTGGCAAGTTCTCGACCAAGGCGCTCGTGAAGGAAACTATCTAGAAGCTACAGGAACTGCTATGTTCACTTACACATTTGCTAAAGGTGCTAATAAAGGCTACTTACCTGCAAAGTATTTAACCATTGCAGAAAAAGCCTATGACGTACTTATTGATAAATTAGTAACTGTAGAAAAAAACGGCGTAATAAACCTAAACAAATGTTGTGGTGTAGCTGGTTTAGGCGGAGACCCTTACCGTGACGGCTCGTACGAATACTACATAGGAGAAATAATTCGTTCTAACGACCCTAAAGGTACAGGGCCTTTCATTATGGCTAGTTTAGAATTAAATAAATAA
- a CDS encoding glycoside hydrolase 43 family protein, which produces MKLYPLIFCCLFSTLLIAQTEKPYVSEVWVADNGNGTYNNPILYSDYSDPDVVRVGDDYYMTASSFNAAPALPILHSKDMVNWQLINHALPEQVPAETFKIPQHGNGVWAPCIRYHNNEIYIYWGDPDFGIYMVKTKDPYGKSDDPVLVMPGKGLIDPSPLWDDNGDAYLVHAYAGSRAGVKSLLSVNKMNPEGTKVLDKGTHVFDGHDHHETVEGSKFYKRNGYYYIFAPAGGVPTGWQLILRSKNIYGPYEEKIVLEQGSTKINGPHQGAWVETPEGESWFYHFQDVNAYGRIVHLQPMTWENDWPVMGKDYDGNGIGEPVKTHKKPNVGQSYPIETPYETDNFDGQNIGLQWQWNANNDVVWHAKLPGNDYLRLFSIKPTEPLSNLWLMPNLLLQKFPAPQFTATTKITLIPEEAKLGKSAGLIIMGMDYASLSINNDHGDFFIKQVVCKDAINGASEVVVEEKKLKSNMAYFKVAITGPNAMCQFSYSENGKKFKKIGKPFKAKEGKWIGAKVGLFSVSTMEAKRGGYADIDYFKVEK; this is translated from the coding sequence ATGAAGTTATATCCTTTAATTTTCTGTTGCTTATTTAGTACACTTCTCATAGCCCAAACCGAGAAACCTTATGTTTCGGAAGTTTGGGTTGCCGATAACGGCAACGGCACCTATAACAACCCGATATTATATTCCGATTATTCCGATCCTGATGTTGTGCGTGTTGGCGATGATTATTATATGACAGCTTCAAGTTTTAATGCTGCTCCTGCCCTACCAATCTTACATTCAAAAGATATGGTAAACTGGCAACTTATTAATCATGCTTTACCAGAGCAGGTTCCTGCTGAAACTTTTAAAATTCCACAACATGGTAATGGGGTTTGGGCACCTTGCATTCGTTATCATAATAACGAAATTTACATCTATTGGGGCGATCCCGATTTTGGGATTTATATGGTTAAAACCAAAGACCCTTACGGCAAGTCGGACGACCCCGTTCTTGTGATGCCTGGTAAAGGACTTATAGACCCTTCTCCCTTATGGGACGATAATGGCGATGCATATTTGGTACATGCTTACGCAGGAAGTCGTGCCGGGGTAAAAAGCTTACTTAGTGTTAATAAAATGAACCCCGAAGGCACCAAAGTGTTAGATAAAGGCACCCATGTTTTTGATGGTCATGACCATCACGAAACCGTTGAAGGGTCTAAATTTTACAAACGAAACGGCTATTATTACATTTTTGCTCCTGCTGGAGGTGTTCCAACGGGTTGGCAACTCATTTTACGTTCTAAAAATATTTACGGCCCTTATGAAGAGAAGATCGTTTTAGAACAAGGTAGTACCAAAATTAATGGGCCGCATCAAGGGGCTTGGGTAGAAACACCTGAGGGGGAATCCTGGTTTTACCATTTCCAAGACGTTAATGCCTACGGACGTATCGTGCATTTACAACCCATGACTTGGGAAAACGATTGGCCAGTTATGGGAAAAGATTACGATGGCAATGGTATTGGTGAACCCGTAAAAACACATAAAAAACCTAACGTAGGGCAAAGCTATCCGATTGAAACACCTTACGAAACCGATAATTTTGACGGTCAAAATATAGGCTTACAATGGCAATGGAACGCCAATAACGATGTGGTTTGGCATGCGAAGTTACCAGGAAATGACTATTTGAGATTGTTTTCCATAAAACCCACCGAACCTTTAAGCAATTTATGGCTCATGCCTAATCTATTGCTTCAAAAGTTTCCGGCTCCCCAATTTACGGCAACAACGAAAATCACTTTAATCCCTGAAGAAGCAAAACTAGGTAAATCGGCTGGATTAATTATCATGGGTATGGATTATGCGTCGCTGAGTATTAACAACGATCATGGCGATTTTTTCATCAAACAAGTCGTATGTAAAGATGCTATTAATGGTGCTTCAGAAGTGGTTGTAGAAGAAAAAAAGCTTAAATCGAATATGGCTTATTTTAAAGTAGCCATTACTGGACCAAACGCCATGTGTCAATTCAGTTATTCTGAAAACGGAAAAAAATTCAAAAAAATAGGCAAACCATTTAAAGCTAAAGAAGGCAAATGGATTGGTGCTAAAGTGGGTTTATTTTCAGTTAGTACTATGGAAGCTAAACGTGGCGGTTATGCCGATATTGATTATTTTAAGGTTGAAAAATAA
- the pelA gene encoding pectate lyase, protein MNKFLKFSSLFMVLLVMASCSSDDDETKEEKPAEVLVTNITIIGNDITDGKPINLSADLAPSDATNTNVNWSVSDKKIAEVSLSGVLTPRDNGEVTVIATAKDGSDVTGELVIKISGVTHGTVLKAENMLLWQRSNGGWPKEPHNDFSGYNREQTAAEKAQAISEKENTDTTIDNDHTIGEIRTLLEAYKQTFNPAYLNAAENGLKYLFEAQYDNGGWPQYYPDRSGYRYQITFNDNAMANVMELMWDIYKGENDTENFDESYRASAKTAFDKGIEVILKTQITVNGVKTAWCAQHHDVTLQPAKARSYELPSISGSESVGVVRTLMLVESPSSEIKQAVQDAMQWFEDAKLYDIDTKKTTTNGQADVVVVSSPGNIIWARFYDLQTNEPFFCGRDGIKKKTLAEIEQERRAGYAWYGNWPSKIETEYKNWKSKLGI, encoded by the coding sequence ATGAACAAATTTTTGAAATTCTCAAGCCTTTTTATGGTTTTACTGGTTATGGCTTCGTGTAGTAGCGATGATGATGAAACTAAGGAAGAAAAACCAGCTGAGGTATTGGTTACAAATATTACCATTATAGGTAATGATATCACAGATGGAAAACCTATTAATTTGTCGGCCGATCTAGCACCTTCTGATGCTACGAATACAAACGTAAACTGGAGTGTGTCCGATAAAAAAATCGCAGAAGTTAGCTTGTCTGGCGTTCTCACACCAAGAGATAACGGCGAGGTTACGGTTATAGCAACCGCTAAAGATGGTAGCGACGTTACAGGTGAATTGGTAATTAAAATTTCTGGCGTAACACACGGCACCGTTTTAAAGGCAGAAAATATGTTACTATGGCAACGTAGTAATGGCGGATGGCCCAAGGAACCTCATAATGACTTTTCAGGATACAATCGAGAACAAACCGCCGCAGAAAAAGCTCAAGCTATAAGTGAAAAGGAAAATACAGATACGACTATAGATAACGATCACACCATTGGTGAAATTCGTACCTTATTAGAGGCTTATAAACAAACCTTTAATCCGGCATACTTGAATGCAGCAGAAAACGGCTTGAAATATCTTTTTGAAGCGCAATACGATAACGGTGGATGGCCTCAATATTATCCAGACCGAAGTGGTTATAGGTATCAAATTACATTTAATGATAATGCTATGGCTAACGTTATGGAACTGATGTGGGATATTTATAAAGGTGAAAATGACACAGAGAACTTCGATGAAAGTTATAGAGCTTCGGCTAAAACAGCTTTTGATAAAGGGATAGAGGTAATTTTAAAAACACAAATTACAGTAAATGGAGTGAAAACAGCCTGGTGTGCACAACATCATGATGTGACTTTACAACCCGCTAAAGCTAGATCGTATGAGTTACCATCAATTAGTGGATCTGAATCTGTTGGTGTGGTGCGAACGCTTATGTTGGTAGAAAGTCCTTCTTCAGAAATTAAGCAAGCTGTTCAGGATGCTATGCAATGGTTTGAAGATGCAAAATTATACGATATCGATACTAAAAAAACGACAACTAATGGGCAAGCAGATGTCGTAGTTGTTTCATCCCCAGGAAATATTATTTGGGCACGCTTTTACGATTTACAAACCAACGAACCATTTTTCTGTGGCAGAGATGGTATTAAGAAAAAGACGCTTGCAGAGATTGAGCAAGAAAGAAGAGCAGGCTATGCTTGGTATGGTAACTGGCCTTCAAAAATAGAAACAGAATATAAAAACTGGAAAAGTAAACTGGGTATTTAA
- a CDS encoding RagB/SusD family nutrient uptake outer membrane protein: protein MKKIILSFSILTMMLTSSCSDYLEESAKHSESPDSFYTSEVGYNSLMAAAYTQLRNIYGQEPYLFCSGTDLYADGKSNGPVGLTSYTALAAGSENIYELYEAGFKAIRVFNTALHYNALTSQTSDIDAKRGEVLFLRALTYFTLVQTYGGVPLIDQYVEVPGFAYSRESAETIYTQILEDLETANTLVPSGSFNGKVTKRAVTHLLSKVHLTRAYEDFAASNDFANAAKYADETIAGESLTIPFDELWDPSNDLNDETIFSVQYDATSIADDPNNNGNQQQNFFGPYMGGAEIAGDFPWRAERLVVTKRAYDLFEQNDARFTATFMPEIYERYYDFYDVADKSQLQVLHYYARTPADTIGYRANNPKVTFHMYPDIFAGNGVNEDFGTIPVKKFDDPTSPFSLGNGTSTRDIVLARLAESYLIAAEAYLNSNPSLGLERLNEVRKRAGVAPATAAEFDIDYILEERGRELMGEYHRWFDLKRTGKLVDYASVYNFQVDAGNFVGKDGVLKILRPIPQEVLDLNQNKDFKQNPAYQ, encoded by the coding sequence ATGAAAAAAATAATATTAAGTTTTAGTATTTTAACAATGATGCTAACTTCTTCTTGTAGCGATTACTTGGAAGAATCAGCAAAACATAGTGAGTCTCCAGATTCGTTTTATACATCCGAGGTTGGTTATAACTCATTAATGGCTGCAGCATACACGCAATTAAGAAATATATACGGACAGGAACCTTATTTATTTTGTTCTGGTACCGATTTATATGCAGATGGAAAAAGTAATGGTCCGGTGGGCTTAACCTCTTATACGGCTCTTGCTGCTGGAAGTGAAAATATTTATGAACTGTATGAAGCAGGCTTTAAGGCCATACGTGTTTTTAACACCGCGCTACACTATAATGCATTAACAAGTCAAACAAGCGATATTGACGCTAAAAGGGGTGAGGTACTTTTTTTAAGAGCACTTACGTATTTTACTTTAGTACAAACTTATGGCGGCGTGCCTTTAATAGATCAGTACGTAGAAGTACCTGGATTTGCATACAGTCGTGAATCGGCAGAAACTATTTATACACAAATTCTGGAAGATTTAGAAACTGCAAATACCTTAGTGCCTTCTGGTAGTTTTAATGGGAAAGTTACTAAAAGAGCTGTAACACATTTGTTGTCTAAAGTTCACCTAACTAGAGCATATGAAGATTTTGCTGCTTCTAATGATTTTGCCAATGCTGCAAAATATGCCGATGAAACCATTGCTGGGGAATCACTTACTATCCCTTTTGATGAGTTATGGGATCCAAGCAATGATTTAAATGATGAAACCATCTTTTCAGTACAATATGATGCAACTTCTATAGCAGACGACCCTAACAATAATGGTAACCAACAGCAAAATTTCTTTGGACCTTATATGGGTGGAGCTGAAATTGCTGGTGATTTCCCATGGCGAGCAGAAAGGTTAGTAGTAACCAAAAGAGCTTATGATCTTTTTGAACAAAATGATGCTAGATTTACAGCCACTTTTATGCCTGAAATTTATGAAAGATACTACGATTTTTATGATGTAGCCGATAAGTCACAATTACAAGTATTGCATTACTATGCGCGTACTCCAGCCGATACCATTGGTTATAGAGCTAATAATCCAAAAGTAACATTTCATATGTATCCAGATATTTTTGCTGGAAATGGGGTTAATGAGGATTTTGGAACTATTCCTGTTAAAAAATTCGATGACCCAACATCGCCTTTTTCATTAGGAAATGGTACAAGTACTAGAGATATTGTATTAGCTAGATTAGCGGAATCTTATTTAATTGCTGCCGAGGCTTATTTAAATTCTAATCCTTCACTTGGTTTAGAAAGACTTAACGAAGTAAGAAAAAGAGCAGGTGTAGCCCCTGCAACGGCTGCCGAATTTGATATCGATTATATTTTAGAAGAACGAGGAAGAGAATTAATGGGTGAATACCACAGATGGTTTGATTTGAAACGTACAGGTAAATTAGTTGATTATGCTTCTGTGTATAATTTTCAAGTAGATGCGGGTAACTTTGTTGGTAAAGATGGCGTTCTCAAAATTTTACGTCCAATCCCACAAGAAGTTTTAGATTTAAATCAGAATAAAGATTTCAAACAAAATCCTGCATATCAATAG
- a CDS encoding glycoside hydrolase family 28 protein gives MKTQKKTVLLAIVCMAFFSFTMQSCKEKSKQPEVVAKADSFIEADNIIKSIKVLEFPDNTFNITDYGAVADGKTLNTEAIAKAIDACHEAGGGKVIIPAGDFLTGPIVLKSHVNLHLEEGAQVLFSTNHKDYLPIVHTSYEGVELMNYSPLIRAYKQNNIAVTGKGVLNGQGSNENWWPWCGKDKYGYVEGAVKQHDSINLPRLRQMNEAQIPVADRTFGDGYQLRPTFFEPMDCENVLLEGVTITNAPFWVIHPLRCNYVRIDGVTVSSHGPNNDGCDPEYSKNVHIANCTFDTGDDCIAIKAGRNEDGRAVNIASENIVVENCYMKDGHGGVVLGSEISAGVRNVFVRNCKMDSPNLDRAIRIKTNTLRGGFVENLFVKDVQVGQVKEAALRINLHYGIYANQEGNHIPSIKNVHLENMTVENSGKYGILINGREEAKIENVTFTNVHIKGAKTPMKVEHSEPIVFENTTINGKSY, from the coding sequence ATGAAAACACAAAAAAAAACAGTTCTGTTGGCCATAGTTTGTATGGCATTTTTTTCTTTCACCATGCAATCTTGTAAAGAAAAATCGAAGCAACCAGAAGTGGTAGCAAAAGCAGATTCTTTTATTGAGGCCGATAACATTATTAAGTCCATAAAAGTTCTAGAATTTCCGGATAACACTTTCAACATTACCGATTATGGCGCTGTAGCCGATGGAAAAACTTTGAATACAGAAGCTATAGCTAAAGCTATCGATGCTTGTCATGAAGCAGGCGGTGGTAAAGTGATTATTCCTGCCGGTGATTTTTTAACGGGACCAATTGTTTTAAAAAGTCATGTCAACCTGCATTTAGAAGAAGGTGCTCAGGTCCTTTTTTCAACCAACCACAAAGACTATCTACCCATTGTTCACACCTCTTATGAAGGCGTGGAATTGATGAATTATTCACCGCTTATTCGTGCATACAAGCAAAACAACATTGCCGTAACAGGTAAAGGGGTTTTAAACGGACAAGGAAGTAACGAAAACTGGTGGCCATGGTGCGGTAAAGATAAATATGGTTATGTTGAAGGTGCTGTAAAACAGCACGACTCGATTAACTTACCACGTTTACGCCAAATGAATGAAGCTCAAATTCCTGTAGCCGATAGAACTTTTGGAGACGGCTACCAACTGCGTCCCACCTTTTTCGAACCTATGGATTGCGAAAATGTATTACTAGAAGGCGTTACCATTACTAATGCGCCTTTCTGGGTAATTCACCCTTTACGTTGCAATTATGTTAGAATTGATGGCGTAACGGTATCGAGCCACGGTCCAAACAACGATGGTTGCGACCCTGAATACAGCAAAAACGTACATATTGCCAACTGTACTTTTGATACTGGTGATGACTGTATCGCCATTAAAGCTGGTAGAAATGAAGATGGTCGTGCCGTTAATATTGCCAGCGAAAATATTGTTGTAGAAAACTGCTACATGAAGGATGGTCATGGTGGCGTGGTGCTGGGTTCTGAAATTTCTGCTGGAGTAAGAAATGTGTTTGTTAGAAACTGTAAAATGGATAGTCCAAACCTAGACCGTGCCATTCGTATTAAAACCAATACGCTTAGAGGTGGTTTCGTAGAAAATTTATTTGTAAAAGATGTTCAAGTGGGGCAAGTTAAAGAAGCTGCTTTACGCATCAACTTACACTACGGTATATACGCCAACCAGGAGGGCAACCATATTCCATCGATCAAAAATGTGCATTTAGAAAACATGACGGTAGAAAACAGTGGGAAATACGGAATTTTAATTAATGGTCGTGAAGAAGCTAAAATAGAAAATGTCACCTTTACAAACGTACACATTAAAGGAGCCAAAACCCCAATGAAAGTTGAACATTCCGAACCTATCGTGTTTGAAAACACCACGATAAACGGCAAATCATACTAA
- a CDS encoding DUF4861 family protein, translated as MKKLAILSIAFLSLYACKDNQTKTETSTAVEVVKENNKAPKTYAEISIAQGGKWVDGPRSHQEYSGSTSFKNVDELQVPEEHTDHTWYIRYEGPGWENSQVGYRLYLDWRNAIDIFGKKVDTMVLPEVGQDGFDSYHEASAWGQDILKAGKSMGIGGYGRIVADTIVHFQNVKDTHAAISNTDSESAITISYKDWKTGDDSIDLKSVLSIYPEDRFTKAELTPSKEIEGLCTGIVIAKGIPVTKKVGKKWAYIATYGVQTLASPPDNLGMALFYKLEEVAEQKEGQHDHLVIFKPTTKTVTYYFLGAWEQEPNGIKTEEAFIADLNNKLATLDQTDAIN; from the coding sequence ATGAAAAAATTAGCCATACTATCTATTGCCTTTTTAAGCTTATACGCTTGCAAAGACAACCAAACTAAAACAGAAACCTCAACAGCCGTTGAAGTTGTAAAAGAAAATAATAAAGCTCCTAAAACCTATGCAGAAATTTCTATCGCTCAAGGCGGAAAATGGGTTGATGGCCCTAGAAGCCACCAAGAATACAGTGGTAGTACTTCGTTTAAAAATGTAGATGAACTTCAAGTTCCTGAAGAACATACCGATCACACATGGTACATTCGTTATGAAGGTCCTGGTTGGGAAAACAGTCAGGTTGGCTACCGCTTGTACCTAGATTGGAGAAATGCTATCGACATTTTTGGTAAAAAGGTTGACACTATGGTGCTTCCTGAAGTTGGACAAGATGGATTCGATTCTTACCACGAAGCATCAGCTTGGGGACAAGATATTTTAAAAGCTGGAAAATCAATGGGTATTGGTGGTTACGGTCGTATTGTAGCCGATACCATAGTACATTTCCAAAACGTGAAAGATACCCATGCAGCTATTTCAAATACCGATAGCGAATCAGCTATTACGATTTCTTATAAAGACTGGAAAACGGGTGATGACAGCATCGATTTAAAATCGGTATTAAGTATTTATCCTGAAGATCGTTTCACAAAGGCTGAATTAACGCCATCAAAAGAAATTGAAGGATTATGTACGGGTATCGTAATTGCAAAAGGTATTCCTGTAACTAAAAAGGTAGGCAAAAAATGGGCTTATATTGCTACTTACGGAGTTCAAACCTTAGCTAGTCCTCCAGATAATTTAGGTATGGCACTTTTCTATAAACTTGAAGAAGTAGCCGAGCAAAAAGAAGGCCAACATGATCATCTTGTGATATTCAAACCAACCACTAAAACTGTGACTTACTACTTTTTAGGAGCTTGGGAACAAGAACCTAACGGGATTAAAACTGAAGAGGCTTTTATCGCCGACCTCAACAACAAATTAGCAACTTTAGATCAAACCGACGCTATAAACTAA